A part of Hemicordylus capensis ecotype Gifberg chromosome 16, rHemCap1.1.pri, whole genome shotgun sequence genomic DNA contains:
- the C1QB gene encoding complement C1q subcomponent subunit B: MFVWALLLCLPTAWLASAGTCQGPSLIPGIPGMPGTPGTNGRDGENGRKGEKGPPGWVEDFRDVGEKGEPGEAGYPGKVGPRGPAGSKGPPGLPGPPGPKGESGDYKTSLKSAFSAARGISGLPRRGQSIRFERVIANVNNNYENRYGRFTCQIPGLYYFTYHITSRNNLCIHLKKGRSNRGEKVVGFCDYVYNAFQVTTGGVVLNVQEGESVWLEPTEKNSVIGTEGADSIFSGFLLFPSG; encoded by the exons ATGTTTGTCTGGGCGCTGCTTCTGTGCCTGCCCACAGCCTGGCTGGCCAGTGCAGGCACCTGCCAGGGACCATCGCTCATCCCAGGTATCCCTGGAATGCCCGGGACACCAGGCACCAATGGCCGAGATGGAGAGAACGGGCGAAAGGGCGAAAAAG GTCCTCCTGGGTGGGTTGAAGACTTCAGAGatgttggggagaaaggggaaCCTGGGGAGGCCGGCTATCCAGGGAAAGTTGGCCCCAGAGGCCCAGCAGGTTCTAAAGGGCCCCCCGGACTCCCCGGACCCCCAGGTCCTAAAGGAGAGTCTGGTGACTACAAGACCTCCCTCAAATCGGCCTTCTCGGCAGCCAGGGGCATCTCCGGTTTGCCTCGACGTGGCCAGTCCATCCGATTCGAACGGGTGATCGCCAACGTCAACAATAACTACGAGAACCGCTACGGCCGTTTCACCTGTCAGATCCCCGGCCTGTATTACTTCACCTATCACATCACCTCCCGGAACAACTTGTGCATCCACCTCAAGAAGGGCCGAAGCAACCGCGGGGAGAAGGTGGTGGGCTTCTGCGACTACGTGTACAACGCCTTCCAGGTCACCACGGGCGGCGTGGTGCTGAACGTGCAGGAAGGCGAATCCGTCTGGCTCGAGCCCACCGAGAAGAACTCCGTGATCGGCACGGAAGGGGCTGACAGCATCTTCTCTGGCTTCCTGCTCTTCCCCTCGGGGTGA